Proteins from a single region of Thermosinus carboxydivorans Nor1:
- a CDS encoding D-alanyl-D-alanine carboxypeptidase family protein, giving the protein MLRRGLIPWLIALLVLPNTGWSAPLDLTAKSAIVIEASTGKVLYAKDAETKRYPASTTKMMTLIVALEHGNLNDIVTTSANAASTEGSSLWLAPGEQLKLLDMLYGVMLVSGNDATVAVAEHISGSVEKFARLMTEKAHAIGATNTNFTNSSGLPDPNHYTTAHDLAKIAAYGYKNPFFAEIVSTKHKVIPWPGKDHDRDLYNENKMLWLYDGANGVKTGYTEAAGPCLVSGAKRNNIQLIAVVLDSERMWEESMALLDYGFKQVKPMVLFNQGDIVKTVRVNNGKQETVRLVTKASSIVPVSADDKDQFRTVVEAPAKLEAPVVAGQKVGVVKTFYRDKEIAAVDLVAADSVERKSFFGLLWGSLWSFFTFVIRNLA; this is encoded by the coding sequence ATGCTGCGAAGAGGTTTGATTCCGTGGCTGATTGCGCTACTGGTATTACCGAATACGGGATGGAGTGCTCCGCTTGACCTGACGGCCAAATCGGCTATTGTTATCGAAGCCTCTACCGGAAAGGTGTTATATGCGAAAGACGCAGAAACAAAGCGATATCCTGCCAGTACTACCAAAATGATGACGCTGATTGTGGCGCTAGAGCACGGTAATTTAAACGATATTGTTACAACCAGCGCCAATGCGGCTAGTACCGAAGGCTCGTCCCTGTGGCTAGCGCCGGGTGAACAGCTAAAACTTTTGGATATGCTTTACGGTGTTATGCTCGTATCCGGCAACGATGCCACCGTGGCGGTAGCTGAGCATATTTCCGGTTCTGTGGAAAAGTTTGCCAGGCTTATGACGGAAAAGGCGCACGCTATCGGTGCCACGAACACCAATTTTACCAACTCCAGCGGATTGCCTGACCCTAATCACTATACCACTGCTCACGATCTGGCCAAGATTGCCGCCTATGGGTATAAAAATCCTTTTTTTGCCGAGATTGTTAGTACGAAGCACAAAGTCATTCCTTGGCCGGGCAAGGATCATGACCGTGACTTATATAACGAAAATAAAATGTTGTGGTTGTATGACGGCGCGAACGGTGTAAAAACAGGCTATACCGAGGCAGCAGGTCCGTGCCTGGTGTCTGGCGCCAAGCGCAACAACATCCAGCTTATCGCCGTTGTGCTAGACAGTGAACGCATGTGGGAAGAATCTATGGCTCTGCTAGATTACGGCTTTAAACAAGTAAAGCCAATGGTGCTCTTTAATCAGGGGGATATTGTCAAGACGGTTAGGGTGAATAACGGTAAGCAGGAGACGGTGCGGTTAGTGACAAAAGCCAGTAGTATAGTGCCTGTTTCAGCAGATGATAAAGACCAATTCCGCACGGTGGTCGAAGCGCCCGCAAAACTGGAAGCGCCTGTTGTCGCTGGTCAGAAGGTGGGTGTGGTAAAGACTTTTTACCGGGATAAGGAGATTGCGGCTGTCGACTTGGTCGCGGCTGATTCTGTTGAAAGAAAATCCTTTTTCGGCTTGCTCTGGGGTTCGCTCTGGAGTTTCTTTACCTTTGTTATTCGTAATTTAGCCTGA
- a CDS encoding ferritin family protein: protein MTVEVIDVKTALRTTLAQKQELVRDYQTFAEQINDPEVSKMFRHFAEAEGLHAHQIKDKLDSMAGK from the coding sequence GTGACAGTTGAAGTAATTGACGTAAAAACCGCACTCAGAACCACGCTCGCACAAAAGCAGGAATTGGTACGCGACTATCAAACCTTTGCCGAGCAAATAAATGATCCGGAAGTATCCAAAATGTTCAGACACTTCGCGGAAGCCGAAGGGCTGCACGCTCACCAAATCAAGGACAAACTTGATTCAATGGCCGGAAAATAG
- a CDS encoding nucleoside recognition domain-containing protein, producing the protein MINFVWMFLIVAGIICAAVNGRIEIVTKSAISAAEDAVALAFKLIGVMCLWLGVLKIAEQAGIVRFFARLLSPVIRVLFSSVPRNHPAMGAIVMTVSANMLGLGNAVTPFGIKAMQELQKLNPNKETASPAMCTLLALCTTGFTLVPATIIALRSAAGSVNPAEIVGATLMVSLLATCVAVAADRVCRMFFAAKGGR; encoded by the coding sequence GTGATTAACTTCGTTTGGATGTTTTTAATTGTAGCGGGAATCATTTGTGCAGCGGTAAACGGGCGCATTGAAATAGTAACAAAAAGCGCAATCAGTGCCGCCGAGGATGCTGTTGCACTGGCTTTCAAATTGATTGGCGTGATGTGCTTGTGGCTAGGGGTTTTAAAAATTGCCGAACAGGCCGGAATTGTGCGTTTTTTTGCCCGGCTGCTCAGCCCGGTTATCCGCGTCTTGTTTTCAAGTGTGCCCCGTAACCACCCGGCGATGGGCGCAATCGTCATGACGGTCAGCGCCAACATGCTAGGCTTAGGTAATGCTGTTACACCTTTTGGCATCAAGGCCATGCAGGAGCTGCAAAAACTCAATCCGAACAAAGAAACAGCCTCGCCGGCGATGTGTACGCTCCTTGCCCTGTGCACGACAGGATTTACTTTGGTACCGGCAACGATCATTGCTCTGCGGTCGGCAGCCGGCTCGGTCAATCCGGCGGAAATTGTCGGGGCTACTTTAATGGTAAGTTTGTTGGCTACCTGTGTGGCCGTCGCGGCAGACCGGGTATGCCGCATGTTTTTTGCGGCCAAGGGAGGCAGGTAG
- the ytfJ gene encoding GerW family sporulation protein has protein sequence MAEHPIQGLMKTAMESIKEMVDVNTIVGDAVETSDGTVIIPISRVSFGFAAGGGGGNFPEEEGDDMLSGFGGGSGAGVSVRPVGFLVCSPQNGVRFIPIDGNVIYDRLLDMVPQVLNKLQSMFKKDANSKDNMDELAETAETQANAH, from the coding sequence GTGGCTGAACATCCTATTCAGGGTTTAATGAAGACTGCCATGGAAAGCATCAAAGAAATGGTTGACGTTAATACCATTGTTGGCGACGCCGTCGAAACGTCGGATGGCACGGTAATTATACCCATTTCTCGCGTGTCCTTTGGTTTTGCCGCCGGCGGTGGAGGCGGCAATTTTCCGGAAGAGGAAGGCGACGATATGCTCAGCGGCTTCGGTGGTGGCAGCGGCGCCGGGGTAAGTGTCAGACCGGTAGGCTTTTTGGTTTGTTCGCCGCAAAATGGCGTGCGGTTTATTCCTATTGATGGCAACGTCATTTATGACCGTTTGCTTGACATGGTGCCGCAAGTGCTTAATAAATTGCAAAGTATGTTTAAAAAGGATGCCAACAGTAAAGATAATATGGATGAATTGGCGGAGACGGCCGAAACTCAAGCAAATGCTCATTAA